In a genomic window of Amblyomma americanum isolate KBUSLIRL-KWMA chromosome 4, ASM5285725v1, whole genome shotgun sequence:
- the LOC144128662 gene encoding uncharacterized protein LOC144128662 has translation MPANCSACKNRSNNGTKTTFHKFPSRDKECLKKWVDFVSKARGKGLWKPTVNSKLCSLHFEEGCFRYFNGRVYLNSGAAPTVIDIPGHLQKGTRCTNSTRESVVSSASSSAVIPISPEAQTVPASQLEERAFDYKGNPLNSAPVKIAKLELSRLDEEQLRRALAPVAKGTPRSRMSAEAKEADGKRPIIVHVTSLNANNESPGRPTRVKRLPEKFRSGDYDRNFGEEPPRKAPRVSPKLDDTEPGISDQDDFGSEDADAPDLDEDEYEGSDAEVLVPTSSPGPAIAYRSQPSTGQGVGPDGKAATQAAPKSMAGTSAGTLVELCTQLEEQRARNEELSRQLTKSKEVIENQNRNIEALEDIINGLRQRVVAMAKKCGSNTKPTDGSGDGKG, from the exons ATGCCTGCAAACTGCTCGGCGTGCAAAAACCGATCGAATAATGGGACTAAAACAACCTTTCACAA GTTCCCTTCGAGAGACAAGGAGTGCCTGAAGAAATGGGTCGATTTTGTGTCCAAAGCAAGAGGCAAGGGTCTTTGGAAGCCTACCGTAAACAGTAAGCTCTGCTCACTGCACTTTGAGGAGGGCTGTTTTCGCTACTTTAACGGCAGAGTGTACCTTAACTCTGGGGCTGCCCCGACCGTCATCGATATACCGGGACATCTGCAAAAAGGTACTCGCTGTACGAACTCTACAAGGGAAAGTGTCGTTTCCAGTGCTTCATCTTCGGCCGTGATTCCAATTTCGCCTGAGGCGCAAACAGTCCCAGCGAGCCAACTCGAGGAGAGAGCATTCGACTACAAAGGCAACCCCCTGAACAGCGCTCCCGTAAAGATCGCGAAGTTGGAGCTTTCCCGGCTGGACGAAGAACAGCTTCGCAGAGCCCTGGCGCCGGTGGCGAAGGGAACGCCTAGGTCGCGAATGAGTGCTGAGGCGAAGGAAGCGGATGGCAAGCGTCCAATCATCGTTCACGTCACTTCTCTGAATGCCAACAACGAGTCTCCCGGCCGGCCGACACGTGTGAAGAGACTGCCCGAAAAGTTCCGTTCCGGTGACTACGACAGAAACTTCGGTGAAGAGCCTCCGCGCAAGGCGCCCCGCGTTTCGCCGAAGCTCGATGACACGGAGCCTGGAATCAGCGATCAAGACGACTTTGGCAGCGAGGATGCAGATGCGCCGGATCTGGACGAAGACGAGTATGAAGGAAGCGACGCAGAGGTTCTGGTGCCCACTTCCTCCCCAGGGCCGGCTATTGCGTACAGGTCACAGCCTAGCACAGGACAGGGCGTTGGGCCAGATGGAAAGGCGGCCACTCAGGCAGCGCCCAAGTCTATGGCCGGAACCTCTGCTGGCACTCTTGTGGAGCTCTGCACACAGCTCGAAGAGCAGCGTGCCAGAAACGAGGAGCTATCCAGGCAGCTGACTAAGTCTAAAGAAGTGATTGAGAACCAAAACAGGAACATAGAAGCTCTGGAAGACATCATAAATGGTCTGCGCCAAAGGGTTGTAGCCATGGCTAAAAAATGTGGTTCAAACACAAAACCAACAGATGGCAGTGGAGATGGAAAGGGCTGA